In Pseudomonas fluorescens NCIMB 11764, a single window of DNA contains:
- a CDS encoding OprD family porin, whose translation MLIKTTFAVAGTCALVFPFPASADFIADSKASVELRNFYFNRDFRNGPPTTQRDSAAEWAQGAMLRFESGYTAGTLGLGVDAVGMLGIKLDGGDGSGGTGLLPADLGSKNGRGSQDEYSKLELTAKAKVSETILKVGSLAFRTPVVSSNDTRLLPSTFEGALLTSKDIDKLMLQGGKLEQIKFNSSSNYQDFTGNRIGGVSDDFRFAGGTYSFNKALSTSLYYGNLENVYRQYFGGVVYEIPLAEQQSLKFDLRYSKSTDDGNFRPLDNRAANGLVAYTLGSNVFTAAYQRMSGDDPFPYIANSDPYLVNFVQINDFANTQERSWQLRYDYNFAALGLPGLTFMSRYVQGDNALVAGNNTGKEWERNTDIGYVIQSGSLKNVGLKVRNATVRSNFGNDLDETRLILSYTLALW comes from the coding sequence ATGTTGATCAAAACGACTTTCGCTGTCGCGGGTACTTGCGCGTTGGTTTTCCCATTTCCGGCATCTGCAGATTTTATTGCCGACAGCAAGGCTAGCGTTGAACTGCGCAACTTCTACTTCAACCGTGACTTTCGTAACGGACCGCCCACCACCCAACGTGACTCTGCGGCGGAGTGGGCGCAGGGAGCCATGTTGCGATTCGAGTCGGGTTATACCGCAGGTACTCTGGGCCTGGGCGTCGACGCTGTCGGCATGCTCGGTATCAAGCTTGACGGCGGTGATGGTTCCGGCGGCACGGGCCTGCTGCCGGCGGACCTTGGTTCGAAAAACGGCCGAGGCTCACAGGACGAATACTCCAAACTCGAGCTGACGGCCAAGGCGAAGGTATCGGAAACCATCCTGAAGGTCGGTTCACTCGCCTTCCGTACGCCCGTGGTCTCGAGCAATGACACGCGCTTACTGCCGTCGACGTTCGAAGGCGCACTGCTGACGTCGAAGGACATCGACAAGCTCATGTTGCAAGGCGGCAAGCTGGAGCAAATCAAGTTCAACAGCTCTTCAAATTATCAAGACTTCACGGGTAACCGTATTGGCGGCGTCAGCGATGACTTTCGCTTTGCCGGCGGCACCTACAGTTTCAACAAGGCCCTGAGCACCAGCCTGTACTACGGCAACCTGGAAAACGTCTATCGGCAGTACTTTGGCGGCGTGGTCTACGAGATCCCCCTCGCCGAGCAACAGTCGCTGAAGTTCGACCTGCGCTATTCGAAAAGCACCGACGACGGCAACTTTCGTCCCCTCGATAACCGGGCAGCGAACGGCCTGGTGGCCTACACCCTGGGCTCCAACGTATTCACCGCGGCCTATCAACGCATGAGCGGTGACGACCCCTTCCCCTACATTGCCAATAGCGATCCGTACCTGGTCAACTTCGTCCAGATCAATGACTTCGCCAATACCCAGGAACGCTCCTGGCAGCTGCGCTATGACTACAACTTCGCCGCGCTGGGCCTCCCGGGGCTGACGTTCATGAGTCGTTATGTCCAGGGAGACAACGCGTTGGTCGCCGGCAACAACACCGGTAAAGAGTGGGAACGCAACACCGACATTGGTTATGTCATACAGTCGGGCTCGCTGAAAAACGTCGGACTGAAAGTCAGAAACGCAACCGTCAGGTCAAACTTTGGTAATGACCTGGATGAAACACGCCTGATCCTTAGTTACACCTTGGCATTGTGGTAA